The proteins below come from a single Ailuropoda melanoleuca isolate Jingjing chromosome 1, ASM200744v2, whole genome shotgun sequence genomic window:
- the ATP6V1F gene encoding V-type proton ATPase subunit F has product MAGRGKLIAVIGDEDTVTGFLLGGIGELNKNRQPNFLVVEKDTTINEIEDTFRQFLNRDDIGIILINQYIAEMVRHALDAHQRSIPAVLEIPSKEHPYDAAKDSILRRARGMFTAEDLR; this is encoded by the exons ATGGCGGGGAGGGGGAAGCTAATTGCGGTGATCGGAGACGAGGACACGGTGACTGGCTTCCTGCTGGGCGGCATAGGGGAGCTTAACAAGAACCGCCAGCCTAATTTCCTGGTGGTGGAGAAGGATACAACCATCAATGAGATCGAAGACACTTTCCG GCAGTTTCTAAACCGGGATGACATCGGCATTATCCTCATCAACCAGTACATCGCAGAGATGGTGCGGCATGCGCTCGACGCCCACCAGCGCTCCATTCCAGCCGTTCTGGAGATCCCGTCCAAGGAGCACCCCTATGATGCTGCCAAGGACTCCATCCTGCGCAGGGCCAGGGGCATGTTCACGGCCGAGGACCTGCGCTAG